The DNA region ACATCTCCCTCATCGTTCTTTCTGCATCAACAACTCTTCCTTCCCTACACAGCCCTGAAATAAGAGCTGTGAAAGCCACATTATCAAGTTCAATCCCTTCATCACTCATTCTCTTCCTAATCTTTAAGGCTGATTCTAAATCTCCTTCCTTGCAATTCCCATCAATAAGAATAGTGTATGTGATCATGTCAGGCTTCAATCCCCTCGCACTCATCTCATTAACAAGGTTCCTCACTTCTTTCAAATCTCCAATCTTGAAAAGTCCATTGATGAGTGTATTATACGTAATCAAATCAGGTTTCACACCTTTCCCCAACATTTGCTGATAAATTTCCATGGCCAAATCAACTCTCCCATTCTTACATTGCCCATCAATCAATGTCGTGAAAGTAACATAATTCGGAACCAACCCCCTCTCACACATTTCATCAAACAACCTATTCGCATCATCCAAGCTACCCTCCTTACACAACCCGTGAATCAAAACACTGTAAGTAAAAACATCAGGATGCATTTTACTCTCCTCCATAACCCTTTTTAACCTAAACCCCTCCTTTAAATCCCCACACTTACAATACCCATTAATCAAAGTATTGAAACTAACAACCGTGGGACGCAAACCCCACTTCGGAATTTCCTCAAACACAAGCTGGGCTTCCCTAATTTTACCCTCTTTACACAATTTATGCATCAAAACATTGAAGTTACACACATTTGGTGGATACCCACAATTCAAAACCTCCATATAAAACGCACAAGCCGATGAGGCTGTCTTCGACTTCATCATCTTATCAAGCAAAGACCCACACCCTCGAAATGGGACTCGAAAATTATGCTTCCTAACCAATCTAAAGCACTGAATAGCATCAGAAACAAAACCATTATCCGTATACGCAATCATCAAAGCATCAAACACAGAATTGGAGTAATGGGTACCTTTGGTTTCGACGAGGGAAGCAAAAACAGAGCAAGCCGAGTCCTTGCCTTTCCTAGAGACAAGGAAGTGGAGGAGTGACTGGGCTTGAGGGAACATGTTGTGGGAGCAGAGGAAGTGGGCCATGGTGCAATAGGAATGGAGGGTGTGGCGGAAAGTGGGGTGAGAAGAGAGGCATTGGAAGAAGGAAAGGAGAGagtgtggagagagagagtaggGGTTGTGGTTGATGAGGTTGATAACATCTTGGGGTGTGAAAGAAGTGAGGAGGTTTCTGAGAGAGGAGTGGTGGAGTGGTTTGGTTTTGGAGTTGAGAATGGCTTTAGAGATTGCTGAGAGTA from Castanea sativa cultivar Marrone di Chiusa Pesio chromosome 6, ASM4071231v1 includes:
- the LOC142638957 gene encoding uncharacterized protein LOC142638957 — its product is MKSKGMTTLKFSRTTHHSFSSSSAWYKYTPPPSPHQEDPVLSAISKAILNSKTKPLHHSSLRNLLTSFTPQDVINLINHNPYSLSPHSLLSFFQCLSSHPTFRHTLHSYCTMAHFLCSHNMFPQAQSLLHFLVSRKGKDSACSVFASLVETKGTHYSNSVFDALMIAYTDNGFVSDAIQCFRLVRKHNFRVPFRGCGSLLDKMMKSKTASSACAFYMEVLNCGYPPNVCNFNVLMHKLCKEGKIREAQLVFEEIPKWGLRPTVVSFNTLINGYCKCGDLKEGFRLKRVMEESKMHPDVFTYSVLIHGLCKEGSLDDANRLFDEMCERGLVPNYVTFTTLIDGQCKNGRVDLAMEIYQQMLGKGVKPDLITYNTLINGLFKIGDLKEVRNLVNEMSARGLKPDMITYTILIDGNCKEGDLESALKIRKRMSDEGIELDNVAFTALISGLCREGRVVDAERTMREMLSAGMKPDDATYTMIMDGFCKKGGVKMAFTLLKEIQSDGHVPGVVTYNVLMNGLCKLGQMKNANMLLDAMLNLGVVPDDITYNILLEGHCKNGNPEHFDKLRSEKGLISDYASYTLIVNEINKTLKDRQRR